A region from the Arthrobacter gengyunqii genome encodes:
- the zapE gene encoding cell division protein ZapE produces the protein MAQAEHLAERTPQVSTDELLKGFFPSPRFGEVSFDSYRPDPAQPSQAKAVSAMRDFAVAVDVPEPTGLRKLFGARKPDSKAGFYLDGGFGVGKTHLLASLWHAVEGPKAFGTFVEYTNLVGALSFRKTVDALSTYKLVCIDEFELDDPGDTVLMSRLMRELADAGVKLAATSNTLPGSLGEGRFAAVDFQREIQVLADQFDVVRIDGEDYRHRGLPQSPDPVSESELESRVAAEFSGKVVADDDFTTLINHLSTVHPSRYRTLIEGVDAVAWHNVTTITEQSVALRFVVLADRLYDKDVPILASGVPFDQLFTEEMMNGGYMKKYFRAVSRLTALAREGQTGEAA, from the coding sequence GTGGCACAAGCGGAGCACCTTGCAGAGCGGACTCCCCAGGTCTCGACCGACGAACTGCTGAAGGGGTTCTTTCCCTCGCCCCGGTTCGGTGAAGTTTCCTTCGACAGTTACCGTCCGGATCCCGCCCAGCCGTCCCAGGCAAAGGCTGTCAGCGCCATGCGGGACTTCGCTGTCGCCGTCGACGTGCCCGAGCCCACCGGCCTGCGGAAGCTTTTTGGCGCACGGAAGCCCGACTCCAAGGCCGGTTTTTACCTCGACGGCGGTTTCGGCGTCGGCAAGACCCATCTGCTCGCCTCACTGTGGCACGCTGTTGAGGGTCCGAAAGCCTTTGGAACCTTCGTGGAGTACACCAACTTGGTGGGCGCCCTCTCGTTCCGCAAAACCGTTGATGCCCTGAGCACCTACAAACTGGTCTGCATTGACGAATTCGAACTGGATGATCCGGGCGACACCGTCCTGATGTCGCGTTTGATGCGGGAACTGGCCGACGCCGGCGTCAAGCTTGCCGCCACGTCCAACACGCTGCCGGGATCCCTCGGCGAAGGCCGTTTTGCCGCCGTCGACTTCCAGCGTGAGATCCAGGTCCTGGCAGATCAGTTCGACGTCGTCCGCATTGACGGCGAAGACTACCGGCACCGCGGGCTGCCGCAGTCTCCGGACCCTGTGAGCGAAAGCGAACTCGAGAGTAGAGTGGCTGCGGAGTTCAGCGGCAAGGTTGTGGCGGACGATGATTTCACCACCCTCATCAACCACCTTTCCACCGTTCACCCGAGCCGCTACCGCACGCTGATCGAGGGTGTGGATGCTGTTGCCTGGCACAACGTCACCACCATTACCGAGCAGTCCGTCGCCCTGCGGTTCGTGGTGCTGGCTGACCGGTTGTATGACAAAGACGTTCCGATCCTTGCCAGCGGTGTTCCGTTTGACCAGCTGTTTACAGAGGAAATGATGAACGGCGGTTACATGAAGAAGTACTTCCGGGCCGTTTCCCGGCTCACTGCGCTGGCCCGCGAAGGCCAGACCGGAGAAGCCGCCTAA
- a CDS encoding class I SAM-dependent methyltransferase, which produces MLDSDNTATPADFFRAWNQGEHPDLYEIENEALDREGLVWAELARLAPWEDRTILDLGCGTGFWLPRYAEQAATVIGVEPDPELLGAARSRPGGASVLHGSAEHIPLPDASVDVVHARFAYFFPSPHNNCSAGLEEVLRVLRPGGALVVIDNDQLEGDFAILLEAANASAGQGDGDYISKWWAERGASTTRVMSSWTFDQPQDLVDVISMEFPNGTSDDWLSSDPQRRRLSCGYALHHLRKH; this is translated from the coding sequence ATGCTGGACAGCGACAACACCGCAACGCCGGCGGACTTCTTCCGCGCCTGGAACCAGGGTGAGCACCCGGATTTGTACGAGATCGAGAATGAAGCCCTGGACCGTGAAGGGCTTGTCTGGGCGGAATTGGCGCGGCTGGCTCCCTGGGAAGACCGCACCATTCTGGACCTCGGCTGCGGCACTGGTTTCTGGCTTCCGCGCTACGCCGAACAGGCAGCAACCGTGATCGGAGTGGAGCCGGACCCCGAGCTGCTCGGGGCCGCGCGGTCCAGGCCCGGCGGAGCCTCCGTTCTCCACGGTTCCGCGGAGCACATCCCGCTGCCTGACGCCTCGGTGGACGTTGTCCACGCCCGGTTCGCCTACTTCTTTCCCTCGCCGCACAACAACTGCTCGGCCGGGCTCGAGGAAGTGCTGAGGGTGCTGCGTCCGGGCGGCGCGCTGGTGGTGATCGACAACGACCAGCTCGAGGGCGACTTCGCCATCCTGCTCGAGGCTGCCAACGCCTCAGCAGGTCAGGGCGACGGCGATTACATCAGCAAATGGTGGGCTGAACGCGGCGCGTCCACTACGCGGGTGATGAGCAGCTGGACCTTCGATCAGCCGCAGGATCTCGTAGACGTCATCAGCATGGAGTTCCCCAACGGGACTTCCGATGACTGGTTAAGCTCCGATCCGCAGCGCCGTCGGCTCAGCTGCGGCTACGCGCTGCACCACCTTCGGAAGCACTAG
- a CDS encoding SufE family protein has product MSTTPETAIPDSLAEIVDDFQALEEAERLELLLEFSRSLPDLPAEIADRPELLEQVIECQSPVFLSLDVDDSPEHLVSLFFKAPPEAPTTRGFASVLYEGLNGLPAQQILAVPADVPDRLGLTRAITPLRMRGMSAMLGRIKRRLAEHEKLNQG; this is encoded by the coding sequence ATGAGCACCACCCCCGAAACCGCCATCCCGGATTCTCTGGCGGAGATTGTTGACGATTTTCAGGCCCTGGAAGAGGCCGAGCGGCTGGAGCTGCTGCTGGAGTTCTCCCGCAGCCTGCCTGACCTGCCTGCCGAGATCGCCGACCGTCCCGAACTGTTGGAACAGGTGATCGAGTGCCAGTCGCCAGTGTTCCTCAGCCTGGACGTGGACGACTCCCCCGAGCATTTGGTGTCCCTGTTCTTCAAGGCACCGCCGGAGGCTCCCACCACTCGCGGCTTCGCCAGCGTGCTGTATGAAGGCCTGAACGGGCTGCCGGCACAGCAGATCCTCGCCGTCCCTGCGGATGTTCCTGACCGTCTGGGCCTTACGCGCGCCATTACACCGCTGCGCATGCGCGGCATGTCAGCCATGCTGGGACGTATCAAGCGCCGCCTGGCCGAGCACGAAAAGCTCAACCAGGGCTAA
- a CDS encoding nucleotidyltransferase family protein → MTDQQRFLSCIQENPVNRQILELAPRLGVSDWWLTAGALFQTVWNVLDGRDPGAGIRDYDLFYFGDDTSYAAEDAVIRRARQLFRDVPAEVEVRNEARVHLWYEEHFGVPAAPFTSATDAIDHFAAKTCCFGVTASRDGSLTTYAPHGYADLFARRIVPNPVLAPKNVYLAKTGRWIREWPSLTVLPWPL, encoded by the coding sequence GTGACTGATCAGCAACGCTTTTTGAGCTGTATTCAAGAGAACCCGGTCAACCGGCAAATCCTCGAGCTGGCTCCGCGGCTGGGCGTAAGCGACTGGTGGTTAACGGCCGGGGCGTTGTTTCAAACTGTCTGGAATGTGCTCGACGGCAGGGATCCGGGTGCCGGCATCCGCGACTATGACCTTTTCTACTTTGGCGACGACACTTCCTACGCAGCTGAGGACGCGGTAATCCGGCGTGCCCGGCAGCTCTTTCGGGACGTTCCCGCGGAAGTCGAGGTCCGCAACGAAGCCCGGGTGCACCTCTGGTACGAGGAGCACTTCGGTGTCCCCGCCGCGCCGTTCACCAGCGCCACCGACGCGATCGACCACTTCGCCGCGAAGACGTGCTGCTTTGGCGTGACCGCCTCCCGCGACGGCAGCCTCACCACATACGCGCCGCACGGGTACGCCGATCTGTTTGCTCGCAGAATTGTGCCGAACCCGGTTTTGGCTCCCAAGAACGTTTATCTGGCAAAGACCGGGCGCTGGATCCGGGAATGGCCGTCACTCACCGTCCTGCCGTGGCCACTGTAG
- the ybaK gene encoding Cys-tRNA(Pro) deacylase has translation MAGNRDKHSGKHPDKHAGKGATPATRLLDEANVPYTVRHYEHDDGAPSYGLEAAEKLELPPEAVYKTLMVDLGGRLAVAMVPVALNLDLKKFAALMGARKAVMADRHEAEKRTGYVVGGISPLGQKHPSRAGIDNRVELLDTVYVSGGRRGLQIGLSPFDLIRLTHAVAAPIGTAGS, from the coding sequence ATGGCAGGGAACCGGGACAAGCATTCGGGCAAGCATCCGGATAAACATGCGGGCAAGGGCGCGACGCCGGCCACCCGGCTGCTGGACGAAGCCAATGTTCCGTACACGGTGCGTCACTATGAGCACGACGACGGCGCCCCCTCCTACGGCTTGGAAGCAGCGGAGAAGCTCGAGCTGCCGCCGGAGGCCGTCTACAAAACGCTGATGGTGGATCTGGGCGGCCGGCTGGCAGTAGCCATGGTGCCGGTCGCGCTGAACCTGGACCTGAAGAAATTCGCCGCGCTGATGGGGGCGCGCAAGGCCGTGATGGCAGACCGGCACGAAGCGGAGAAGCGGACGGGCTACGTGGTGGGAGGAATTTCACCGCTGGGACAGAAGCATCCCTCCCGTGCGGGAATCGACAACCGCGTGGAACTGCTGGACACCGTCTATGTGTCCGGCGGCCGCCGCGGTCTGCAGATTGGACTCTCACCCTTTGATCTGATCCGGCTCACGCATGCCGTCGCTGCGCCGATCGGTACGGCGGGGTCATGA
- a CDS encoding FAD-dependent oxidoreductase encodes MVVFHDGVAGTQTPEGNVVETDVLIVGSGPAGSSAALFLSSLGVPNIMITKYRWTANTPRAHITNQRTMEIFRDLGIEEQVLADATPHHMIGDTVFCTSLAGEEIGRILTWGNHPTRHAEYELASPSLNCDIPQTLLEPILVRNATMRGTQAQFSTEYLSHSQDKDGVSVRVLNRLTGHEYTIRTKYLIGADGARSKVAADIGLPMEGQMDIAGSMNITFKADLAQLVGHRPSVLYWVIQPGSNIGGIGAGLVRMVRPWNEWLVVWGFDITQGTPEVSDEDALEIVRNLIGVPDLDAEITGISLWGNNEQYATSLQSGRVFCAGDAVHKHPPSNGLGSNTSIQDSYNLAWKLAAVLNGQAEASLLDTYTSERAGVAKQIVTRANQSGREFVKLFEALGLTEAVTEAQMHAAIESRKENSPAGVAKRAAVREAMEIKNYEFNAHGVELGQHYRSGAVVTESSEGERPAAARDPELYYEPSTYPGVRLPHAWVGDWQRKLSTHDLAVYGKFTLFTGIAGEEWANAARKVSGQLGIDVETVVIGPGREVTDLYFDWERLRGVDEDGAVLVRPDKHVGWRAQRLPDNPEAALRGAVSHILGRGGEV; translated from the coding sequence ATGGTTGTTTTCCATGACGGCGTTGCGGGGACCCAAACACCGGAAGGAAACGTAGTAGAAACCGATGTGTTGATCGTTGGTTCGGGTCCGGCCGGTTCATCCGCCGCCCTGTTCCTGTCTTCGCTGGGGGTCCCGAACATCATGATCACCAAGTACCGCTGGACCGCGAACACTCCCCGGGCCCACATCACGAACCAGAGAACCATGGAGATCTTTCGGGACCTCGGGATCGAGGAGCAGGTCCTGGCTGATGCCACGCCCCACCACATGATTGGCGACACCGTCTTCTGCACGTCCCTCGCCGGCGAAGAGATTGGGCGCATCCTCACCTGGGGCAACCACCCAACGCGGCACGCCGAGTACGAGCTGGCCTCGCCGTCGCTGAATTGCGACATTCCTCAAACGCTCCTGGAGCCGATCCTGGTCCGCAACGCCACCATGCGCGGCACGCAGGCCCAGTTCTCCACCGAGTACCTCTCCCACAGTCAGGACAAGGACGGAGTCTCCGTGCGCGTCCTCAACCGTCTGACCGGCCACGAGTACACCATCCGCACCAAGTACCTGATTGGAGCCGATGGCGCCAGGTCGAAAGTTGCAGCGGATATCGGCCTCCCGATGGAGGGACAGATGGATATCGCGGGCTCGATGAATATTACGTTCAAGGCCGATCTGGCCCAGCTCGTGGGACACCGCCCCTCCGTTCTCTACTGGGTGATCCAGCCCGGCTCCAATATTGGCGGCATCGGCGCGGGCCTGGTGCGCATGGTCCGGCCGTGGAACGAATGGCTGGTCGTGTGGGGCTTCGACATCACGCAGGGCACCCCTGAGGTCTCGGACGAGGACGCCCTGGAAATAGTGCGGAACTTGATCGGCGTGCCGGATCTGGACGCCGAGATCACCGGCATCTCCCTGTGGGGCAACAACGAGCAGTACGCCACTTCGCTGCAGTCCGGCAGGGTGTTCTGCGCCGGCGATGCCGTTCACAAACATCCTCCCAGCAACGGCCTGGGCTCGAACACCTCCATTCAGGATTCCTACAACTTGGCCTGGAAGCTCGCAGCCGTCCTGAACGGGCAGGCCGAAGCATCCCTATTGGACACGTACACATCAGAACGAGCTGGGGTGGCCAAGCAGATTGTCACGCGTGCCAATCAATCAGGCCGTGAGTTCGTCAAGCTTTTCGAAGCGCTCGGACTCACTGAGGCGGTAACGGAGGCTCAGATGCACGCCGCCATCGAGTCCCGCAAGGAGAACAGCCCGGCCGGCGTCGCCAAGCGGGCAGCTGTCCGGGAGGCCATGGAAATCAAGAACTACGAATTCAATGCCCACGGGGTGGAACTTGGTCAGCACTACCGTTCCGGCGCCGTCGTGACGGAGAGCAGCGAGGGAGAGCGGCCTGCCGCAGCCCGCGACCCGGAACTCTATTACGAGCCGTCGACCTACCCTGGCGTCCGTTTGCCGCACGCCTGGGTTGGCGACTGGCAGCGGAAGCTGTCCACCCACGATTTAGCCGTCTACGGCAAATTCACGCTGTTCACGGGGATCGCCGGTGAGGAGTGGGCCAACGCTGCCCGAAAGGTCTCCGGCCAGCTCGGAATCGACGTAGAGACTGTGGTGATCGGACCCGGCCGGGAAGTCACCGACCTGTACTTCGACTGGGAACGGCTGCGCGGGGTGGACGAGGACGGTGCGGTGCTGGTTCGGCCGGACAAGCATGTGGGCTGGCGGGCGCAGCGTCTGCCGGATAATCCGGAAGCGGCGCTCCGTGGCGCTGTGTCTCACATCCTGGGCCGCGGGGGCGAGGTATGA
- a CDS encoding sulfurtransferase produces MSIAPDTASKFSEYAHPERLVSTQWLAENLDAEGLVVLESNEDILLYEMGHIPGARKIDWHTDLNDADTRDFVDGEAFAQLMSRKGITRDSTVVIYGDKSNWWAAYALWVFTLFGHEDVRLVDGGRDKWVAEGRPMTTDKVIVDATDYPVVERNDAKIRAFLPDVVGHLGKGPLIDVRSPAEYTGERTHMPDYMDEGAMKGGHIPTAKSVPWGKAAADDGTFRPREELEALYKDGAGLREGDDVVAYCRIGERSSHTWFVLKHLLGFDSVRNYDGSWTEWGNAVRVPIARGEEPGNAPR; encoded by the coding sequence ATGTCGATTGCCCCTGACACCGCATCCAAGTTTTCCGAATATGCCCACCCCGAGCGCCTGGTGTCCACGCAGTGGCTGGCCGAGAACCTGGATGCCGAAGGCCTGGTGGTTCTTGAATCCAATGAGGACATCCTGCTGTATGAGATGGGCCATATCCCGGGCGCGCGGAAAATCGATTGGCACACCGACCTCAACGACGCAGACACCCGTGACTTCGTCGACGGTGAAGCATTCGCCCAGCTAATGTCCCGCAAGGGCATCACCCGCGACTCCACCGTGGTGATCTACGGCGACAAGAGTAACTGGTGGGCCGCTTATGCTCTCTGGGTCTTCACCCTCTTTGGCCACGAAGATGTCCGCCTGGTCGACGGCGGCCGGGACAAGTGGGTTGCCGAGGGCCGGCCGATGACCACGGACAAGGTCATCGTGGACGCCACAGACTACCCCGTGGTGGAGCGCAACGACGCAAAAATCCGCGCCTTCCTGCCCGACGTCGTCGGCCACCTGGGCAAGGGACCGCTGATCGACGTCCGCTCCCCCGCCGAATACACCGGCGAACGCACCCACATGCCCGATTACATGGACGAGGGTGCCATGAAGGGCGGCCACATCCCGACCGCCAAATCCGTGCCGTGGGGCAAGGCCGCCGCCGACGACGGCACGTTCCGGCCCCGCGAAGAACTCGAAGCCCTCTATAAGGACGGCGCCGGGCTGCGGGAGGGCGACGACGTCGTGGCCTACTGCCGCATCGGCGAACGTTCCAGCCACACCTGGTTTGTCCTCAAGCACCTGCTTGGCTTCGATTCCGTGCGCAACTACGACGGATCATGGACCGAGTGGGGCAACGCCGTGCGTGTGCCGATCGCCCGCGGCGAAGAGCCCGGCAACGCGCCCCGCTGA
- a CDS encoding helix-turn-helix domain-containing protein has product MTHAAASRAAGFTRFTTESLPETRRISQWERHNARALVGLTAQTDPGADFRATELTLALPRLQLAHVTGSAHRVARRPVHIARTPAHGAVAYFALRGTGQFLHAEGCETVAPGQGIIVDADQPFERGFAQGLAELAVKVPRVALTRAVGSPNLPRPITFEFAGTSNPAAAALARLLGAAIAGRSADWEFLEEGILGRFADLLVGGSARDHLGVAEQFIRTHYRRPELSAAGIAAAAGISERQLSRLFSLAGRTVPQSILAARLKEAHRLLGSAEAVHLSIADVAVRCGFSSHAQFSRSYRAGFGVPPLPHRRELLA; this is encoded by the coding sequence ATGACACATGCTGCTGCCTCGCGGGCAGCGGGGTTCACGCGGTTCACCACGGAATCCCTGCCAGAGACGCGACGTATTTCCCAGTGGGAGAGGCACAACGCACGTGCGCTGGTGGGGCTGACGGCCCAGACCGATCCCGGAGCGGATTTCCGCGCCACCGAGCTGACCCTTGCGCTGCCCCGCTTGCAGCTTGCTCACGTCACCGGTTCGGCGCACCGGGTTGCCCGCCGCCCTGTCCACATCGCGAGGACCCCGGCCCACGGAGCCGTTGCCTATTTTGCCCTCCGCGGGACCGGTCAGTTCCTGCACGCGGAGGGCTGCGAAACTGTTGCTCCCGGGCAGGGCATCATCGTGGATGCGGACCAGCCGTTTGAACGCGGGTTCGCTCAGGGATTGGCGGAGCTGGCGGTCAAGGTTCCCAGGGTTGCCCTCACCCGTGCTGTCGGGTCCCCAAACCTGCCTCGTCCGATTACTTTCGAGTTTGCCGGCACCTCCAATCCTGCCGCGGCCGCTCTGGCCCGGCTGCTTGGCGCTGCCATTGCCGGCAGATCGGCGGACTGGGAGTTCCTGGAGGAGGGAATCCTCGGCCGGTTTGCCGATCTGCTGGTCGGCGGGTCTGCCCGGGACCATCTCGGCGTAGCTGAGCAGTTCATCCGAACACACTATCGGCGCCCTGAACTCTCGGCCGCAGGCATCGCGGCGGCGGCAGGGATCTCCGAGCGCCAGCTTTCCCGCCTTTTCTCGCTGGCCGGGCGGACCGTTCCGCAGAGCATCCTCGCCGCACGCCTCAAGGAAGCGCATCGGCTGCTGGGCTCAGCCGAAGCCGTGCACCTCTCCATCGCCGACGTCGCGGTCCGCTGCGGGTTTTCCTCCCATGCCCAGTTTTCACGCAGTTACCGTGCCGGTTTCGGGGTGCCGCCGCTGCCTCATCGCCGCGAGCTGCTGGCCTGA
- a CDS encoding dioxygenase: MEQELVDRVVGSFENCGNERLKQVMQSLTQHLHGFIRDVRLTEDEWNAAIAFLTAAGQITDDKRQEFVLLSDVLGASMQVIAVNNESYKDATEATVFGPFFVEDAPEISHGGDIAGDAAGQPCWVEGTVRDTDGNPVPGARIEVWEADEDGLYDVQYSDKRVAGRAHLYADDQGQYAFWGLTPTPYPIPNDGPVGRLLDSVGRSPVRASHLHFMVTAPGLRTLITHIFVEGDPQLEIGDSVFGVKDSLIKKFEVQEAEVPTPDGRDVGSTGWARTRFDVVLAPASV; encoded by the coding sequence ATGGAACAGGAGCTTGTGGACCGGGTGGTGGGGTCCTTCGAGAACTGCGGCAACGAACGGCTGAAGCAGGTGATGCAGTCCCTCACTCAACATTTGCACGGGTTCATCCGGGATGTGCGGCTGACAGAGGATGAGTGGAACGCCGCCATCGCCTTCCTTACCGCCGCGGGTCAGATTACCGACGATAAACGTCAGGAATTTGTCCTGCTGTCCGATGTACTGGGCGCCTCGATGCAGGTTATCGCCGTCAACAACGAGTCCTACAAAGACGCCACTGAGGCCACCGTTTTTGGACCGTTCTTTGTCGAAGACGCTCCGGAAATCTCCCATGGCGGCGACATCGCCGGCGATGCCGCCGGCCAGCCCTGCTGGGTCGAGGGGACTGTCAGGGACACCGACGGCAACCCGGTCCCCGGGGCAAGGATTGAGGTGTGGGAGGCCGACGAGGATGGTCTCTACGACGTTCAGTACTCAGACAAGCGGGTAGCAGGGCGGGCCCACTTATACGCGGATGATCAAGGACAGTACGCGTTCTGGGGTCTGACCCCCACTCCGTATCCAATACCCAATGATGGGCCGGTGGGCAGGCTGCTCGACTCTGTGGGCCGGTCACCCGTCAGGGCCTCCCATCTCCACTTCATGGTCACTGCCCCCGGTCTGCGGACGCTCATCACGCACATATTCGTCGAAGGTGACCCGCAGCTGGAGATCGGTGACTCCGTGTTCGGCGTCAAGGACTCCCTGATCAAGAAGTTCGAAGTCCAGGAAGCCGAGGTCCCCACCCCGGATGGCCGGGATGTGGGCTCCACCGGCTGGGCACGAACACGGTTCGACGTGGTTCTTGCCCCGGCCTCGGTCTGA
- a CDS encoding alpha/beta hydrolase family protein, translating to MPISIPVLPFPAVSNVPAPATGLSAPWIKWTAFGAGVGAAATTALFAATSGLGVYFARQVVTPRRTRDANLEILAVFDSEHGKQIILPANEDTTVDGTYSLYFDGGAGHARIGAIRSYVPREGTVQRDVEEIYSGDLAKAVRGWWSGSIYPSPSAVGLAEEEVNVPVDGGMAPAWLVRADPDATTWAIMVHGRGAQRTECLRAVRTAHAAGLTSLLISYRNDGEAPYASDGRYGLGLTEWHDVEAAIRYALAHGAKDVVLFGWSMGGAISLQAADRSPLSRHIRALVLDGPVINWVDVLAHHARLNRIPAQAGRLGQWLISNAAGRALTGLAAPLDLKSMDWVTRAEEIRIPTLILHSKDDDFVPYGPSAELAEKNADVITFEPFTQAGHTKEYNVDPERWETTVLVWLNNTLGRTRHPAVRRSEA from the coding sequence ATGCCTATCTCCATCCCCGTGCTTCCGTTCCCGGCTGTTTCCAACGTTCCCGCTCCGGCAACCGGGCTATCCGCACCGTGGATCAAGTGGACGGCGTTCGGCGCCGGGGTCGGCGCGGCGGCAACCACTGCACTTTTTGCCGCAACGTCGGGTCTGGGCGTCTATTTTGCCCGCCAGGTGGTCACCCCGCGGCGCACCCGGGATGCCAACCTGGAGATCCTCGCCGTGTTCGACTCGGAGCACGGCAAGCAGATCATTCTGCCCGCTAATGAGGACACCACGGTGGACGGAACCTACAGCCTGTACTTTGACGGCGGGGCCGGCCACGCACGGATTGGAGCCATCCGCTCCTACGTGCCGCGCGAGGGCACGGTGCAGCGCGACGTTGAAGAAATCTACAGCGGCGATCTCGCCAAAGCCGTGCGCGGCTGGTGGAGCGGTTCGATCTATCCCTCGCCGTCGGCCGTCGGCCTGGCAGAGGAGGAAGTGAATGTCCCCGTCGACGGGGGCATGGCACCCGCCTGGCTCGTTCGGGCAGACCCGGATGCCACCACCTGGGCCATCATGGTGCACGGCCGCGGCGCGCAGCGGACCGAATGCCTGCGGGCGGTGCGCACCGCCCACGCGGCTGGACTGACGAGCCTGCTCATTTCGTACCGGAACGACGGCGAAGCTCCCTATGCGTCCGACGGCCGGTACGGTCTGGGCCTCACGGAATGGCACGACGTCGAAGCCGCCATCCGCTACGCCCTGGCCCACGGCGCGAAGGATGTTGTTCTGTTCGGGTGGTCGATGGGAGGAGCCATCAGCCTGCAGGCCGCCGATCGTTCTCCGTTGAGCCGGCATATCCGCGCCCTGGTACTGGATGGTCCGGTCATCAACTGGGTTGACGTGCTGGCCCACCATGCCCGTCTCAACCGAATCCCGGCGCAGGCCGGACGGCTGGGACAGTGGCTGATTTCCAATGCGGCGGGCCGGGCGCTGACCGGGCTGGCTGCTCCGCTGGACCTGAAGAGCATGGACTGGGTGACCCGAGCCGAAGAAATCCGCATCCCCACCTTGATCCTGCACAGTAAGGATGATGACTTTGTGCCCTACGGGCCGTCAGCGGAGCTGGCGGAAAAGAACGCGGACGTCATTACATTTGAGCCTTTCACCCAGGCCGGCCACACCAAGGAGTACAACGTGGACCCCGAACGGTGGGAGACCACGGTCCTGGTCTGGCTGAACAACACTCTGGGCCGCACGCGGCATCCGGCCGTGCGCCGGTCGGAGGCATAA
- a CDS encoding maleylacetate reductase, with protein sequence MNLTFEHTTLGQRVLFGSGRAAENLAAEVARFGATKVMVITSESHLSMARKVAAGIDVTLWHTDVVMHVPVETAEAARAAAGGAEIDLLICIGGGSTTGLAKAVALSTGIPIIAVPTTYAGSEATNVWGLTEAGRKTTGVDNRVLPATVVYDAALTLELPVDMSVASGLNAVAHCIDSLWGPRADPINAALAVEGIRALAEGLRLIKADPSAVTGREQTLYGAYLAAVSFASAGSGMHHKICHVLGGTFNLPHAQTHAAVLPYVLAFNAPAAPEAEARTAAALGSDTAIEGLQLLCGELDAPNALKDYGFALEGVAEAVELALPAIPAGNPRPVSAANLTELLTGALNGADPTNLTYT encoded by the coding sequence ATGAACCTCACCTTCGAGCATACGACGCTGGGGCAGCGGGTCCTGTTTGGATCCGGCCGGGCGGCGGAGAACCTTGCCGCTGAGGTTGCACGGTTTGGTGCGACAAAAGTCATGGTCATCACATCGGAATCCCATCTGTCGATGGCACGGAAGGTTGCTGCCGGGATTGACGTCACGCTGTGGCATACCGACGTCGTCATGCATGTGCCGGTGGAAACGGCCGAAGCTGCGCGGGCCGCGGCCGGCGGTGCGGAGATCGATCTGCTCATCTGTATCGGGGGCGGGTCCACCACCGGACTTGCGAAGGCTGTCGCGCTGTCCACCGGGATTCCCATCATCGCAGTTCCCACGACGTACGCCGGGTCCGAGGCCACCAACGTGTGGGGCCTGACCGAAGCCGGCCGCAAGACCACCGGGGTGGACAACCGGGTCCTGCCGGCCACCGTGGTGTATGACGCCGCGTTGACCCTCGAGCTGCCGGTGGACATGTCGGTGGCGTCCGGATTGAACGCGGTGGCCCACTGCATCGACTCGCTCTGGGGCCCGCGGGCGGACCCCATCAATGCGGCTCTGGCGGTAGAGGGCATTCGGGCTCTGGCCGAGGGGCTCCGGCTGATCAAGGCGGATCCGTCGGCTGTGACCGGCCGGGAACAGACCCTCTACGGGGCGTACCTGGCCGCGGTCTCCTTCGCCTCCGCGGGGTCCGGGATGCACCACAAAATCTGCCATGTGCTCGGCGGGACGTTCAACCTGCCCCATGCGCAGACCCATGCCGCCGTGCTTCCCTATGTGCTGGCCTTCAACGCCCCGGCAGCGCCAGAGGCTGAGGCTCGCACGGCTGCAGCCTTGGGGTCGGACACGGCCATCGAAGGGCTTCAGCTCCTGTGCGGTGAACTCGACGCCCCCAACGCGTTGAAGGACTACGGCTTTGCCCTCGAGGGCGTCGCGGAGGCTGTCGAGCTTGCCCTGCCTGCCATCCCGGCAGGCAACCCCCGGCCGGTATCCGCTGCGAACCTGACCGAGCTGCTGACCGGGGCGCTGAACGGCGCTGACCCCACGAACCTCACGTACACGTAA